The Alnus glutinosa chromosome 1, dhAlnGlut1.1, whole genome shotgun sequence region TGTGATAATTTTACAGTTTAATTTTCTGATTGCCTAAAAATCATCTTTTAAGAATTAACACTATAATTCTCACCATTCTGTTCACGAGAGAGTCAAAGCAAGTGAAATCCAAAatcattcaataaaaattaCCATCAAACCCACCACTCAGCATGCGTGAATTCTATCTTCCagaacaaattttaaaaactactttTCACTGTTGTCAAGTTTAACTTGACAAAAGCACGTATTTCAGATAACACCAGGGGGCATTGCAGACGCAAAGGACTAAGCTCAAGACATTACATTTTCCTGATATCTACTAGCAGTTTAGTATAAAGTTGCAAATGACATAAGCAATAGCCCGTTGATTATGAATCCTAAAAGCATTGGAGTGCTTTAGCTGCCCTGGCCTATGCTCTAGATATATCAAAACTTCTTTGGTAAATGTGGAACAAGCTGTAACAAAATAGCAGCATATGCTAGAAATCAATGGACTTCAATTCATTATTTCATATTAACGGTGCCACTGTCTGAACAGGAAACTGATCCCATGTTCAAAAGCAGCTACCATCAGCATGTACATAACTGCAATTTAAAGAGAGATATATCAAATAGCGATCTACCGCAATATCAGACTTGAAGAGCCGTTATATTATTCCGTGACATCATGGCTTAGTTTTGACAATAAGCAACACTCATAGCAGCATCGAATCATGTCTTTAGTTTTGAAAGTACTACTAAGGATATGAAGCTAAGCATCCATTGAAAAACCAAAGTCATTCAAGATGAGAGTAGGTGATGAGGAAAATACAGAGTAAAAGCAACGGAAGGCCCCCTAATAACAACAGCCTTGCCGCAGAAGGAAATTATAACAAGATCAGTAGTTTGAGGACCAGTTGGCAGCACTTCCAACTCTCGGCATGCCAACAGTTTCCCTCTTAGACTCTGCATCCACTGTGAAAGTTGCACCGCACACCTGGCCAGAACTGTCCACCCGCGGCACTGGCTTCACCTCATTAAGGGGGTGTTCAAAACTCCTCAAGCCTCCAGAGGATGTGAAGAAGCATCCTTCAGAAAACAACATAATGGAGAGAAATAAGCAATCTAATAGGTTATGCTCATGAAGAAATAGCAAACTTTCCTAAAAAAGACTAGTAACCCAAAGTTCATGCTAATTAACACACAGAAAACAGGAAATGAGTCCCAATTTTATAACCATTGTGATAGATAGGTAATAAAAAGGGAACACAAAGAAGATTTTGATGTTTATCTTACTATAACAATTTGAAATCACTGACTTCCCTATATTTCTTATACTAGGGTCCTAAATCAACTTGAAACATATTTCAAAGCTCCCGGTAAGTTTTTGTcccatgtattttattttatcccaATATTCTGACATCTAGATCATTGAGACGAGCGAAAAGATTTCTAAAGAAATTCTCCACTATGTGGGCAACCATTTTCCTAACccgaataaaaataattttcatgttCATATACCTTTAGGAAATGGTGCAAAAGATCTCCCGCAGCCCTTCGTCACAATTTCTTTATCATCTGAAAGAACGAGATGGCCTTCAGAATCAGTACCCCAAAAGAAGGGAACATTCCCATCAGTATCCTGCATAAGACAAAGGTTAGAATTAGCTCGACTAAAGCAGATGAAGATCAGTACAAAGAAAGAGATTAGAATTAGGAGGGGCCATAACATAGGAGCACAGCATTTTGGAAGAAAGTTATACTCACTGCAGCTAAAAATACGGCTTTGGAAGTGCTGTCGTAGAGAATAAATGCAAACTTCCCGTGGATATCTCTCACAACCTGATCAGCTGGATAAGGACCTCGATCTCTCAGAGTTCTGTAAGCTTCTATAACGATGACAACCTCATTCGCAGTTTTGTTCAATCCATATTGTTGCTTAAGCAGAGCAACATTTTCAATGTGGCCTTGAAACAAGCAGAAAATGTCGTCCACTACCGCAAACAATCTAACAGTAGAAGATGTTGAACGTCAACAATTGGATTTATGTGCCACCaacgaaaagaaaaatcatcagcataaaaagaagaaaaaaaaaatcagtgaaaaAATAAGGGCAATAGCAGTACAGCAGAAATTAACCATCTGATTCTTCCATGATATGTGAAGACACAAAGTCTCAGTGTTTTAGAATGTCCTCATTGCAAAATAACAATCCAAGTCAACAAGAACAATGAAAGCatgattaaaaatatgtttgccAACATAACTACAAATAATCTCCCAAAAAAAAGCGCTCCAAATCCTTAGAAAAGACATGCTTGTTGATTCAAATGCTATATAGAACActgata contains the following coding sequences:
- the LOC133875064 gene encoding stem-specific protein TSJT1-like; the protein is MLAVFEKSVVKSPEALTSPHSDAVSALKDGFLAQHFVSVHPGSVTVNLGSAGLLAYSLDRQNPLLPRLFAVVDDIFCLFQGHIENVALLKQQYGLNKTANEVVIVIEAYRTLRDRGPYPADQVVRDIHGKFAFILYDSTSKAVFLAADTDGNVPFFWGTDSEGHLVLSDDKEIVTKGCGRSFAPFPKGCFFTSSGGLRSFEHPLNEVKPVPRVDSSGQVCGATFTVDAESKRETVGMPRVGSAANWSSNY